A region of Mammaliicoccus sp. Dog046 DNA encodes the following proteins:
- a CDS encoding DNA-dependent RNA polymerase subunit epsilon, giving the protein MAIFKVFFQEDKSEVIVRESTQTKYFEGQTEEEVRKYLSDRNYNIEFVQKLEGAHLDYEKQSDHFKVENI; this is encoded by the coding sequence ATGGCAATTTTTAAAGTATTTTTTCAAGAAGACAAAAGTGAAGTAATCGTACGCGAAAGCACACAAACTAAATATTTCGAAGGACAAACAGAAGAAGAAGTTAGAAAATATTTATCAGACCGTAATTATAATATCGAATTTGTCCAAAAATTAGAGGGCGCACATTTAGACTATGAAAAACAATCTGACCATTTCAAAGTGGAGAATATCTAA
- the def gene encoding peptide deformylase, with protein MITMENIIRDGHETLRNKAEEVKLPISTEDKTTLDEMLEFLKNSQDETIAKKYGLRSGVGLAAPQINVSKKMLAVYIQDDSKGNSIELQLVNPKIVSHSVQKAYLPGGEGCLSVDESKPGLVHRNYKVTIEAFDIDGTPFKKRFKGYPAIVLQHEIDHLNGVMFYDYINQNDPFKPLDDAVEVN; from the coding sequence ATGATAACTATGGAAAATATTATTCGTGATGGACACGAAACACTAAGAAATAAAGCTGAAGAAGTGAAATTACCTATTTCAACTGAAGATAAAACTACATTAGATGAAATGTTAGAATTCTTGAAGAACTCACAAGATGAAACAATCGCGAAAAAATATGGTCTTCGTTCTGGCGTTGGGCTCGCCGCTCCGCAAATTAATGTTTCAAAAAAAATGTTAGCTGTATATATTCAGGATGATAGTAAAGGGAACTCAATTGAACTTCAACTTGTTAATCCTAAAATTGTAAGCCACAGTGTACAAAAAGCATACTTACCAGGCGGTGAAGGTTGTTTAAGCGTTGATGAATCAAAGCCTGGACTTGTACACAGAAATTATAAAGTTACAATTGAAGCATTTGATATTGATGGAACACCTTTCAAGAAAAGATTTAAAGGTTATCCAGCAATCGTGTTACAACATGAAATCGACCATTTAAACGGCGTAATGTTTTATGATTACATCAATCAAAATGATCCATTCAAGCCTTTAGATGATGCAGTAGAAGTTAATTAA
- a CDS encoding Cof-type HAD-IIB family hydrolase — MDKKLVFLDIDGTIYDENKEIPQSTITAIQKLKGNGHIVAIATGRAPYMFNAVLKATGIDTFVSLNGQIVVHNGEVVGKHPLNKEQLNRIVESAHENNHPLVFFGETAVYANVEEDQHISESLGTLKMDYPEYHNTYYQEHPVYQSLIFHADDEDDKYDNKYGGLKFYRWHPLSRDIVPSDRSKAEGIKELSEKLGFSMQDVIAFGDGPNDIEMISEVGLGVAMGNAVPQLKEVCDFETKHVSEEGIYYACKELGLIHE, encoded by the coding sequence TTGGACAAAAAATTAGTATTTTTGGATATTGATGGAACAATTTACGATGAAAATAAAGAAATTCCTCAATCTACTATTACAGCCATACAAAAACTTAAAGGAAATGGACACATAGTCGCTATCGCAACTGGACGAGCGCCTTATATGTTTAATGCAGTATTGAAAGCAACTGGGATTGATACATTTGTATCATTAAATGGACAAATTGTTGTTCATAATGGTGAAGTTGTTGGGAAGCATCCACTAAATAAAGAACAATTAAATCGTATTGTTGAAAGTGCACATGAAAATAATCATCCTTTAGTATTTTTTGGAGAGACAGCAGTTTATGCTAATGTTGAAGAGGATCAGCATATTTCAGAAAGCTTAGGAACTTTGAAAATGGATTATCCTGAATACCATAATACATATTATCAAGAACATCCTGTATATCAATCACTTATTTTTCATGCGGATGATGAGGATGATAAATATGATAATAAGTATGGAGGTTTGAAATTTTATCGTTGGCATCCACTTAGTCGTGATATTGTGCCAAGTGATCGTTCTAAAGCAGAAGGAATTAAAGAATTAAGTGAAAAATTAGGATTTTCAATGCAGGATGTCATTGCATTTGGAGATGGTCCTAATGATATAGAAATGATTTCAGAAGTAGGGCTAGGTGTAGCGATGGGGAATGCTGTTCCTCAATTGAAGGAAGTTTGTGACTTCGAAACGAAACATGTTTCTGAAGAGGGCATTTATTATGCGTGCAAAGAACTAGGTTTGATACACGAATAG